Proteins found in one Pyrus communis chromosome 15, drPyrComm1.1, whole genome shotgun sequence genomic segment:
- the LOC137716716 gene encoding probable methyltransferase At1g29790, producing the protein MGSVSLKIGDGSARFRRASLCSSAVNLLMLFSVITTNLFALYAFTYSPKDHQTYHLLHHTQKNISLISEQVALILREIDSSQKKLAQMEKELLGYESIDLSNPNIANELKVFLQHHQLPLGKDSKTGITEMVASVGHSCEKSAGLLSEYMNYKVSGPCPDDWSLAQKLILRGCEPLPRRRCFAKTVPKVGLDPFPISLWKPVSDKIVSWSGLGCKKFECLNAKKLSKDCVGCFDLVNGSENERFVKARSKNDFLIDDVLALGSGGIRIGFDIGGGSGTFAARMAERNVTVITNTLNIEAPFNEFIAARGLFPLFLSLDHTFPFHDNVFDLVHAASGLDVGGKPEKFEFLMFDIDRILRAGGLFWLDNFYCSDDEKKRDLTRLIERFGYKKLKWVVGEKADTAGSGKLEIYLSAVLQKPVRV; encoded by the coding sequence ATGGGCTCTGTTTCTCTCAAGATCGGCGACGGAAGCGCCAGATTCCGAAGAGCATCGCTCTGTTCCTCTGCCGTCAACCTCCTCATGCTGTTTTCCGTCATCACCACCAACCTCTTCGCGCTCTACGCCTTCACATACTCCCCGAAAGACCACCAAACATACCATCTCCTCCACCACACCCAGAAGAACATCTCCCTCATCTCCGAGCAGGTCGCTCTGATCCTCCGTGAGATTGATTCGTCGCAAAAGAAGCTTGCCCAGATGGAAAAGGAGCTCCTCGGCTACGAAAGCATCGATCTTTCTAATCCCAACATCGCAAACGAGCTCAAAGTCTTCCTCCAGCACCACCAGCTCCCTCTCGGCAAAGATTCGAAAACCGGGATCACGGAAATGGTGGCTTCCGTCGGCCATTCCTGTGAGAAATCCGCCGGCTTGCTGTCAGAGTACATGAACTACAAGGTCTCCGGGCCTTGTCCCGACGATTGGAGCCTTGCCCAGAAGCTGATTCTGCGCGGATGCGAGCCTCTGCCGCGACGGAGGTGCTTTGCCAAGACGGTTCCTAAGGTGGGTTTAGACCCTTTTCCGATTTCGCTTTGGAAACCTGTTAGTGATAAGATTGTGAGTTGGAGCGGCCTTGGATGCAAGAAATTTGAATGCTTGAATGCTAAGAAATTGAGTAAGGATTGCGTTGGTTGTTTCGATTTGGTTAACGGGTCCGAAAACGAGAGATTTGTCAAGGCTAGGAGCAAGAATGATTTCCTCATTGATGATGTTTTAGCTTTGGGGAGTGGAGGAATCAGAATAGGGTTTGATATTGGAGGTGGGTCTGGCACCTTCGCTGCTAGAATGGCAGAGAGGAACGTGACTGTGATCACCAACACTCTGAATATCGAAGCCCCGTTTAACGAATTCATAGCTGCAAGAGGGCTTTTCCCTCTGTTTTTGAGCTTAGATCACACGTTTCCTTTCCATGATAATGTGTTCGATTTGGTCCATGCCGCCAGTGGATTGGATGTTGGAGGAAAACCGGAAAAGTTCGAGTTCTTGATGTTTGATATCGACCGCATTTTGAGGGCGGGAGGTTTGTTTTGGCTGGACAACTTTTATTGCTCGGATGATGAAAAGAAGAGAGATTTAACCAGGTTGATCGAGCGGTTTGGATATAAAAAACTCAAATGGGTCGTCGGGGAGAAGGCAGATACAGCAGGGTCAGGCAAATTGGAGATTTATTTGTCTGCCGTTTTGCAGAAACCGGTTAGAGTCTGA